A single Asterias rubens chromosome 13, eAstRub1.3, whole genome shotgun sequence DNA region contains:
- the LOC117298483 gene encoding protein timeless-like — protein MEMLIMASGGLKSIASTLGYMDGDQYILSEYCEDVLEEMLDSLKHENKVTRPVRLNIGGSTVLESDLLHILSAAEDDLEVFRSVLKLLVNLSMPLELILPVHPNMTKTDWQQRHTLQAMLLTIKKHFIQEKPVRAIVEQMSTHLEHHGAYRMDKDSMVLMNDCLVLIRNILHIEENAGEESNHIIVRHMLDSKIGDVIHSMLDRDEAETWIAPMVQVIRLILRDQTSQDLVKQAVKLYEKGTLFTTDDPKQTPEEKADVEVGDKPSPWTSIWEKGPSGLQHRSLFLLPPIAGAQVASDSGCDSGCNVLSDFERSSKAGGSSSSKSEQDLKGNIYLTQSAVDEKSSSSGCDSSSYTSQSSGDSPSRSVSLKQDMSSSSDSSTPSESSLTSDASPPQDVSPPEDGSLSLGASLSPEASTSPSSVSSLLSEPYGYQDSPGGSPAGMSLQGTPWTVSGISGFPRCTETTLERTVGDAPDLTRDGETSENPCRTSASQMSEEDDSCSRASGNGSTFSRSSENGSSSSGSSETGSFTSSTVVSEVTRQKEALKNLLCKFAIRFCQHGLNRCIILCQDNMLQHLNDCYVLWCMSYFLPFSTLPCVSYNDVRHNLSSMVVTYLIYITLNTWESFTMATNNASDSKSNILFRRLYLLVASLRQILTTARRFMEQDLQPDEKEHLHIFIKCLCQLEGIRKLYVLLLRKFRPKNESIQYLRALVVGNDELLRIISSKDAYAIPGINHINCEEHVRQLASRQVLLTYNELLQKFNSNTREENEAVFTLMYHTAVDLNNPKLVYQLLILDTFADLWEQGPKDCISQSSWNLIDYIVGRFTESSRNNPDIFLNQTMTTSSRKRMYVELTSEDTCTSEDLSKDEFSCLAMKPPLSKRLRDGVFIHTVQSSSSEDESAEKHHVKSNLQTCIKSLTIKGYKPQIRALQKLLLETCYAKLACPKTEVVEPLVWLNHIQMKSVPLFTYSQADEMANDDPHFQEVLQHLGLHSSKDSQHLFPSIPAFWTAEMCFSAASMLGEIQCDKLKFAMTPEGELMSEYLEVQTPGVTNHPSWPEDDDVEEQPEEKPSTSRPMNRISTLPRNMWLSVIQQLNADKEEKS, from the exons GATTTATTACACATTCTCTCTGCTGCAGAAGATGATCTTGAAGTCTTTCGATCAGTCCTCAA ATTGTTAGTGAACCTCTCCATGCCCCTGGAGCTGATACTACCCGTGCATCCCAACATGACCAAGACAGACTGGCAGCAACGTCACACACTCCAGGCCATGCTCCTCACtatcaaaaaacatttcatccAAGAGAAGCCTGTACGGGCCATCGTCGAGCAGATGAGCACCCACTTGGAACAC CATGGGGCGTATCGAATGGACAAAGACTCCATGGTCTTAATGAATGACTGCTTGGTGTTAATACGCAATATTCTTCATATTGAGGAAAATGCAGGAGAGGAAAGCAATCATATAATAGTCAG GCACATGCTGGATAGCAAGATCGGAGACGTTATTCACAGTATGCTCGACAGAGACGAAGCC GAAACATGGATTGCTCCGATGGTACAGGTTATTCGACTGATTTTAAGGGATCAG ACGTCTCAAGACTTGGTCAAACAGGCGGTCAAACTCTACGAGAAAGGAACACTATTCACAACCGACGACCCGAAACAAACTCCCGAAGAAAAAGCGGACGTTGAGGTCGGGGACAAACCATCTCCCTGGACGTCCATATGGGAGAAGGGTCCTTCTGGGCTCCAGCATCGCTCTCTCTTCCTGCTTCCACCGATAGCGGGAGCCCAAGTCGCGAGTGACAGCGGATGCGACTCTGGCTGCAACGTCCTCTCCGATTTTGAGAGAAGCTCCAAGGCAGGTGGAAGTTCGTCGTCCAAATCGGAGCAGGACCTTAAGGGAAACATTTATCTGACACAGTCTGCTGTCGATGAGAAGTCCTCGAGCAGTGGCTGCGACTCATCGTCATATACCTCGCAGTCCTCTGGCGATTCACCATCCCGGAGTGTTTCTCTGAAGCAAGATATGTCATCATCTTCAGACAGCTCAACGCCTTCAGAATCTTCATTAACATCTGATGCGTCACCACCTCAAGACGTATCGCCACCAGAAGATGGATCACTGTCGTTAGGTGCTTCCCTCTCACCAGAAGCTTCCACGTCACCCTCTTCAGTTTCCTCGCTTTTATCTGAGCCCTACGGGTATCAAGATTCTCCTGGGGGTTCTCCAGCTGGAATGTCCCTCCAAGGCACCCCTTGGACTGTCTCTGGTATTAGCGGGTTCCCACGATGCACAGAAACGACGTTGGAAAGGACCGTGGGAGATGCGCCTGATTTGACGAGGGATGGAGAGACGTCGGAAAACCCTTGCAGAACCTCTGCGAGCCAAATGTCTGAAGAG gatGATAGCTGTAGTAGGGCATCTGGCAATGGCTCAACTTTCAGCAGATCATCTGAGAATGGGTCTTCCTCTAGTGGATCATCAGAGACTGGATCATTCACTAGCTCTACCGTAGTGTCGGAGGTCACTCGTCAAAAGGAAGCCCTTAA GAATCTACTCTGCAAGTTTGCTATTCGTTTCTGTCAACACGGACTGAACCGATGCATTATTTTGTGCCAG GATAACATGCTGCAGCATTTGAACGACTGTTATGTCCTTTGGTGTATGTCCTACTTCCTGCCGTTCTCCACTTTACCATGTGTCAGCTACAACGATGTCAG GCATAATCTGTCCTCGATGGTCGTAACATACCTCATCTACATCACCCTGAACACCTGGGAGAGCTTCACCATGGCAACCAACAATGCTAGTGACAGCAAGTCAAATATCCTCTTCAGAAG ATTGTACCTACTGGTCGCCAGTCTAAGACAGATTCTGACGACGGCGCGTCGATTCATGGAGCAGGATTTACAGCCCGACGAAAAGGAGCATCTGCACATTTTTATCA AATGCCTGTGCCAGCTCGAAGGAATCCGAAAACTCTATGTGCTGCTCCTGCGCAAATTCCGTCCCAAGAATGAGTCCATCCAGTACTTGAGGGCGCTAGTCGTCGGTAACGACGAGTTGCTGCGAATTATTTCCAGCAAGGATGCCTACGCCATTCCAGGGATCAAtcacatcaactgtgaagagcACGTCAGACA GCTCGCAAGTCGCCAGGTCCTCCTGACCTACAACGAGCTACTGCAGAAGTTTAACAGCAACACCAGGGAAGAGAACGAGGCCGTCTTTACTCTGATGTACCACACGGCGGTCGATCTGAACAACCCCAAGCTGGTTTACCAGCTGCTGATCCTCGACACCTTCGCTGACCTCTGGGAGCAAGGTCCAAAAGACTGCATCTCACag agtTCTTGGAACCTGATCGATTACATCGTGGGTCGGTTTACAGAGAGCAGTCGAAACAACCCGGACATCTTCCTCAATCAGACCATGACAACGTCCAGCAGAAAAAG AATGTATGTAGAGTTAACGTCAGAGGATACATGTACGTCGGAGGATCTATCGAAGGACGAGTTTTCATGCCTAGCG ATGAAACCACCGTTATCAAAGAGATTGCGAGATGGTGTATTCATTCACACGGTACAGAGCAGTAGCAGCGAAGACGAGTCTGCTGAGAAACACCACGTAAAGAGTAACCTACAGACATGTATCAAGTCACTCACCATCAAAG GGTACAAACCTCAGATTCGTGCCTTGCAGAAACTGCTTCTAGAGACATGCTATGCCAAGCTTG CTTGCCCGAAGACAGAAGTTGTTGAACCACTGGTTTGGCTGAATCACA TCCAAATGAAGTCTGTGCCGCTGTTCACCTACTCCCAGGCCGACGAGATGGCCAATGACGACCCCCACTTCCAAGAAGTCTTGCAGCATCTTGGTCTGCATAGTTCAAAGGATTCCCAACACCTGTTCCCATCCATCCCGGCCTTCTGGACGGCTGAGATGTGCTTCAGTGCTGCCTCCATGCTTGGCGAGATCCAATGCG ATAAACTGAAATTCGCAATGACGCCAGAGGGTGAGCTGATGAGTGAGTACCTGGAGGTACAGACGCCAGGAGTGACCAACCATCCGAGCTGGCCCGAGGATGATGATGTGGAAGAACAACCCGAAGAGAAACCATCCACCTCAAG GCCAATGAACCGCATCTCTACACTTCCGAGGAACATGTGGCTAAGTGTGATCCAGCAACTGAACGCAGACAAAGAAGAGAAAAGCTAG